The proteins below come from a single Pseudomonadota bacterium genomic window:
- a CDS encoding catalase: protein MTEPKKLTTSAGAPVADNQNVMTAGRRGPQLLQDVWFLEKLAHFDREVIPERRMHAKGSGAYGRFTVTHDITRYAKARIFSEIGKQTELFARFSTVAGERGAADAERDIRGFALKFYTEQGNWDLVGNNTPVFFLRDPLKFPDLNHAVKRDPRTNLRSACNNWDFWTSLPEALHQVTIVMSDRGIPASYRHMHGFGSHTFSLINAANERYWVKFHFKTQQGIKNLTDIEAEMVVGKCRESHQRDLYENIENGDFPRWTMFIQVMPEKEAATCPYNPFDLTKVWFHEDYPMIEVGYFELNRNPENYFAEVEQAAFNPASIVPGIGFSPDKMLQGRLFSYGDAQRYRLGVNHHLIPVNAPRCPVHSYHRDGQMRVDGNHGSTLAYEPNSYGEWREQPDYAELPLSLEGAADHWNQREDDDYYSQPGKLFRLMSTEQKLALFANTARSIQDAPKMIQLRHLGNCLKADPAYGAGIARALNIELREVR, encoded by the coding sequence ATGACTGAGCCGAAAAAACTGACCACCAGCGCCGGCGCTCCGGTTGCCGACAACCAGAACGTTATGACCGCCGGCCGGCGGGGACCGCAACTTCTGCAGGATGTCTGGTTTCTTGAAAAACTGGCGCATTTTGACCGTGAGGTGATTCCGGAACGGCGCATGCACGCCAAAGGCTCCGGCGCCTACGGCCGTTTCACCGTCACCCACGACATCACCCGCTACGCGAAAGCCCGCATCTTTTCTGAAATCGGCAAACAAACCGAGCTCTTCGCCCGCTTCTCGACGGTTGCCGGCGAGCGCGGAGCCGCCGATGCGGAACGCGACATTCGGGGTTTTGCCCTTAAATTTTACACGGAACAGGGCAACTGGGATCTGGTCGGCAACAACACGCCGGTCTTTTTTCTGCGGGACCCGCTGAAATTTCCCGACCTCAACCACGCCGTCAAGCGCGACCCTCGCACCAATCTTCGCAGCGCCTGCAATAACTGGGATTTCTGGACCTCGCTGCCTGAAGCCCTGCATCAGGTCACAATCGTTATGAGCGACCGGGGCATTCCGGCCAGTTATCGCCACATGCACGGTTTCGGCAGTCATACCTTCAGCCTGATCAACGCCGCCAACGAACGCTACTGGGTCAAGTTTCATTTTAAAACCCAGCAGGGCATCAAGAACCTGACCGATATCGAAGCCGAGATGGTGGTCGGCAAATGCCGGGAAAGCCATCAGCGCGACCTTTATGAAAATATTGAAAATGGCGATTTTCCGCGTTGGACCATGTTCATTCAGGTGATGCCGGAAAAAGAGGCCGCGACCTGCCCCTACAACCCTTTCGACCTGACCAAGGTCTGGTTTCACGAAGACTACCCGATGATTGAGGTCGGCTATTTTGAGCTGAACCGCAATCCGGAAAATTATTTCGCCGAGGTCGAACAAGCGGCCTTCAATCCCGCCAGCATCGTACCAGGTATCGGCTTTTCACCCGACAAGATGCTTCAGGGGCGCCTGTTTTCCTATGGCGACGCCCAGCGTTATCGGCTGGGCGTCAACCATCACCTGATCCCGGTCAACGCCCCACGCTGTCCGGTCCACAGCTATCATCGCGACGGCCAGATGCGGGTTGACGGCAACCACGGCAGTACCCTGGCCTACGAACCCAACAGCTATGGCGAATGGCGGGAGCAACCGGATTACGCCGAACTTCCGTTAAGCCTGGAAGGGGCCGCCGACCACTGGAACCAGCGCGAAGACGATGATTATTATTCACAGCCGGGCAAACTCTTTCGCCTGATGAGCACGGAACAAAAGCTGGCCCTATTTGCAAATACGGCGCGCTCAATTCAGGATGCGCCGAAAATGATTCAATTGCGTCATCTCGGCAACTGCCTGAAAGCCGACCCGGCTTACGGCGCGGGCATCGCCCGCGCCCTGAACATAGAGCTCAGGGAAGTCAGATAG
- a CDS encoding cytochrome-c peroxidase produces MENARDHFKPIPDTPPQLAGNPANPPKLELGAMLYFEPRLSSSALISCNTCHNVGLGGADYQETSTGHGWKRGPRNAPTVLNSVFNVAQFWDGRAKDLAEQAKGPVQAGVEMNNTPESVIKTLKSMPEYVELFQKAFPGQTDPVTFDNMAKAIEVFEATLLTPDSLFDLFLKGKTKALNDTERKGLQAFLDRGCVDCHSGVNMGGDDCYGFGVIKTPAEKILAGDKGRYSVTALDDDRFVFKSPSLRNIELTTPYFHSGVIWSLREAVEIMSTAQLDSVLSQEEVAQVTAFLKTTTGKQPEVKHPLLPAPRDNTPKPYLGQMGEKSAH; encoded by the coding sequence ATGGAAAACGCCCGCGACCACTTCAAACCGATTCCCGACACGCCTCCGCAGCTGGCCGGCAACCCGGCCAACCCGCCCAAGCTTGAACTGGGGGCGATGCTCTATTTTGAACCCCGACTTTCAAGCAGCGCCCTGATCAGTTGCAACACCTGTCACAATGTCGGCCTGGGCGGGGCTGATTATCAGGAAACCTCTACCGGCCATGGCTGGAAGCGGGGGCCGCGCAACGCGCCGACGGTTTTAAACTCGGTCTTCAATGTGGCTCAGTTCTGGGATGGACGGGCCAAGGACCTGGCGGAACAGGCCAAAGGTCCGGTGCAGGCCGGAGTGGAAATGAACAATACGCCGGAAAGTGTCATTAAAACCCTGAAAAGCATGCCTGAATACGTCGAGCTGTTCCAAAAAGCCTTTCCCGGCCAAACAGACCCGGTTACTTTCGATAACATGGCCAAGGCGATAGAAGTCTTCGAAGCCACCCTGCTGACTCCGGATTCGCTCTTTGACCTTTTTCTCAAAGGCAAGACCAAGGCTCTTAACGATACCGAGCGCAAAGGGCTGCAGGCTTTTCTCGACAGGGGCTGCGTCGATTGTCACAGCGGCGTCAACATGGGCGGCGACGACTGTTATGGTTTCGGCGTGATCAAAACCCCGGCCGAAAAAATCCTCGCCGGCGATAAGGGCCGTTACAGCGTAACCGCACTAGACGATGACCGGTTCGTTTTCAAATCCCCATCCCTGCGTAACATCGAGCTGACCACCCCTTATTTTCACTCCGGGGTGATCTGGTCCCTGCGGGAAGCGGTTGAAATCATGAGCACAGCTCAGCTGGATTCGGTTTTAAGCCAGGAAGAGGTCGCCCAGGTTACGGCTTTTCTGAAAACCACCACCGGCAAGCAGCCGGAAGTCAAACATCCGCTTCTGCCCGCTCCCAGGGATAACACCCCCAAACCGTACCTGGGTCAGATGGGCGAGAAAAGCGCCCATTAA
- a CDS encoding transcriptional repressor, which produces MLMPTYRLADFEETFQRYGLRLTQQRLEIFKTLVNSKDHPTAETLYLELRKNMPTISLDTIYRNLHTMEEHGLISRVVTGQSQARFEGNIEPHHHMICTACHKITDISWATFDQLEIPEQYRTWGRMLYKQATITGICRDCLKTS; this is translated from the coding sequence ATGCTTATGCCGACTTATCGTTTAGCAGATTTCGAAGAGACTTTCCAGCGTTACGGTTTACGCCTGACCCAGCAGCGTCTGGAAATCTTTAAAACCCTGGTGAACAGCAAAGATCATCCCACGGCGGAAACCCTTTACCTCGAACTGCGAAAAAACATGCCGACGATCTCCCTGGACACAATCTATCGCAATCTCCACACCATGGAAGAACACGGCCTGATCAGCCGTGTGGTTACAGGCCAAAGCCAGGCCCGTTTTGAAGGTAACATCGAGCCCCACCACCACATGATCTGCACCGCGTGTCATAAAATCACGGATATTTCCTGGGCAACCTTTGATCAGCTGGAAATTCCGGAGCAATACCGGACCTGGGGACGGATGCTCTATAAACAAGCGACCATCACCGGAATTTGTCGGGATTGTCTTAAGACTTCCTGA
- a CDS encoding 4Fe-4S dicluster domain-containing protein, with the protein MALRIFMVYCSPAGTTRLVGRVLENFLREQGPVGVCELGCNPSAEADFLREIKDAAGRRLLFVGSPVYSSHALPPVMEFIARLPVKPDAWAVPFATWGGATSGLALEEMAEALAARGYKLAGAAKILALHSLMWEAADPVGAGQPDVAAERMMLELVRVVTENLRRDRPPVLSQELLRYQSAAAREDMRKLNLQIARKILPSRVVDEQRCSGCGVCVNSCPVAALSLQPFPVFGENCILCFNCVRLCPEKALVADLRPIHARVRERAERYAETPATQIFIEPFARVEQ; encoded by the coding sequence ATGGCACTTAGGATCTTCATGGTTTATTGTTCTCCGGCCGGAACGACCCGGCTAGTTGGTCGAGTGCTGGAGAATTTCCTGCGTGAGCAAGGCCCGGTCGGGGTTTGCGAACTGGGTTGTAATCCGTCCGCCGAAGCTGATTTCCTTCGGGAGATCAAAGATGCCGCGGGCCGGAGACTGCTTTTTGTCGGTTCGCCGGTATATTCTTCTCATGCCCTGCCCCCGGTGATGGAATTTATTGCGCGCCTGCCGGTCAAACCGGATGCCTGGGCCGTGCCCTTTGCTACCTGGGGGGGCGCGACCAGTGGTCTGGCTTTGGAGGAAATGGCGGAGGCTCTGGCGGCGCGCGGTTACAAGCTGGCGGGCGCGGCCAAGATTCTGGCGCTTCATTCCCTGATGTGGGAGGCGGCGGATCCGGTGGGTGCCGGACAGCCCGATGTCGCAGCCGAGCGGATGATGCTTGAGCTGGTGCGGGTGGTCACGGAGAACCTTCGGCGGGACCGACCGCCGGTGCTCTCTCAGGAACTTCTGCGCTATCAGTCGGCGGCGGCACGGGAGGATATGCGTAAACTTAATCTTCAGATCGCCCGCAAAATCCTGCCGTCCCGCGTGGTCGACGAACAACGCTGCAGCGGTTGCGGAGTCTGCGTCAACAGTTGCCCGGTGGCGGCGCTGTCGCTGCAACCTTTTCCGGTTTTCGGAGAAAACTGCATTCTCTGTTTTAACTGTGTCCGTCTGTGTCCGGAAAAAGCGCTCGTGGCAGATCTGCGCCCGATTCACGCGCGGGTTCGGGAACGAGCCGAAAGGTATGCTGAAACTCCAGCTACGCAAATCTTTATCGAGCCGTTTGCTCGGGTGGAGCAATGA
- a CDS encoding mechanosensitive ion channel, whose translation MERYLEKALDLAMLYGMKVVAALVIVVLGRWAAQMVCGLMEKVLKKQKIDQTIISFVGNLAYFSILTFVVIAALSKLGLQTTSFIAVLGAAGLAVGLALQGSLANFAAGVLMIVFRPFKGGDYIDGGGVSGLVDEINVFTTILKTPDNKKVIVPNATMMGGNIVNYSAFPTRRVDLTIGVSYGDNLKKVKKVLAELAAADRRVLPQPLPFVAVAALADSSVDLVMRLWTRTEDYWNLYFDMLEAIKLKFDEEGISIPFPQQDVHLFNPQPEEKS comes from the coding sequence ATGGAAAGATATCTGGAAAAGGCGCTGGATCTGGCTATGCTTTACGGCATGAAAGTGGTTGCCGCCCTGGTTATTGTGGTCCTCGGTCGCTGGGCTGCTCAGATGGTCTGCGGTTTAATGGAAAAGGTTCTCAAAAAACAGAAAATCGATCAGACCATTATCTCGTTTGTCGGTAATCTGGCTTATTTTTCGATTCTGACTTTTGTCGTGATCGCCGCGCTTTCCAAACTTGGTCTGCAGACAACCTCCTTTATCGCGGTTCTCGGTGCGGCCGGTCTGGCCGTCGGTCTGGCGCTGCAGGGTTCGCTCGCCAATTTTGCGGCGGGCGTCCTGATGATTGTCTTTCGCCCCTTTAAGGGCGGGGACTATATTGATGGCGGTGGGGTTTCCGGTTTGGTGGATGAAATCAATGTGTTTACGACCATTCTGAAAACCCCGGACAATAAAAAGGTGATTGTGCCTAATGCGACCATGATGGGCGGCAATATCGTCAATTACTCGGCTTTTCCTACCCGCCGGGTTGATCTGACGATCGGAGTCAGTTATGGCGATAATCTGAAAAAGGTGAAAAAGGTGCTGGCCGAGCTCGCGGCCGCGGACCGTCGGGTCTTGCCGCAACCGCTGCCTTTTGTCGCGGTTGCGGCCTTGGCGGACAGCAGTGTTGATCTGGTCATGCGCCTTTGGACCAGAACCGAAGACTATTGGAATCTGTATTTCGACATGCTTGAGGCGATTAAGCTCAAATTCGACGAGGAAGGCATCAGCATCCCCTTTCCGCAGCAGGATGTCCACCTGTTCAATCCGCAGCCGGAAGAGAAAAGCTGA
- a CDS encoding response regulator transcription factor — protein sequence MPVMDGIEVIRRIRAQATPLPFYIIILTGKGEKGDIITGLEAGADDYLSKPFDAGELKARLRVGRRMLDIQKKPAARITELSQALQHIKVLQGILPICSYCKKIRDDKGYWSQVEIYISQHSQADFSHGICPDCKKKYFPELCK from the coding sequence ATGCCGGTCATGGACGGCATAGAAGTGATCCGCCGCATCCGCGCCCAAGCCACACCTCTGCCTTTCTATATCATCATCCTGACCGGCAAAGGTGAAAAGGGCGATATCATCACCGGTTTGGAAGCCGGCGCCGATGATTATCTTTCCAAACCTTTTGATGCCGGCGAGCTCAAGGCCCGGCTCCGGGTCGGCCGGCGCATGCTCGATATTCAGAAAAAACCCGCGGCCCGCATTACTGAATTGAGTCAGGCCCTGCAGCATATCAAAGTCCTGCAGGGTATCCTGCCGATTTGTTCGTACTGTAAAAAAATCAGGGATGACAAAGGCTACTGGAGTCAGGTTGAAATCTATATCAGCCAGCATTCACAAGCGGATTTCAGCCATGGCATCTGCCCCGACTGCAAAAAGAAGTATTTTCCCGAATTGTGCAAATAA
- a CDS encoding response regulator gives MNDLDGKYKILIADDDPTSLAILAAMLEKAGYDILIAVDGGQAF, from the coding sequence ATGAACGATCTGGACGGAAAATATAAAATTTTAATCGCCGACGATGATCCGACCTCACTCGCCATCCTGGCCGCCATGTTGGAAAAGGCCGGATATGACATCCTCATCGCGGTTGACGGCGGGCAAGCCTTTTGA